The Corallococcus caeni region GCCGGTGCTGGGGTACACCTGCATGCGGCCCTCGCGGAAGCCCGGCCGCCAGAAGAGCTTGTCCGCCTTGCCGTCGCCGTCCACGTCCGCGAAGTAGAAGCGGGACGTGTCCACGCCGCTGGTGCCCGCCTCGTGCAGGAAGAACAGCGCGAAGGCCCCCGCGCCGGTGGAGCGGTACACGCGCGTGCGTCCCCCCTCCTGGTCCGGGTTCCACAGCACGCGGTCCGCCTTGCCGTCACCGTCCACGTCCGCGAAGTACACGCGCGTGCCCGCGCTGGTGTTCGCTCCCGTCGTGCTCGTCACAGCGGCGCCGAAGGACACTGTGCCGTTGCACCTGGACACGAAGGTGTCGAAGGCGCCGGACTTCAGCGTGGGGTTCCAGCGCACCAGGTCCGCGCACCCGTCGCCGGTGACGTCCGCGAAGAGGAAGCGCGTGGCGTCGCTGGTGCTGGCCGCCTGCGTGACGGCCACGCGGTCGCCGAAGGTGCCGTCGCACTTCGCGGGGTAGATGCGCACCTCGCCGTCCCCCAGGTTGGGACGCCAGAGGACCTTGTCCGCGCAGCCGTCGCCGGTGACGTCCGCGAAGAAGAAGCGCGTGGTGGCGACCCCGCTGGTCGCGCCCGTGTTCTTCACCGCCGCCATGAAGCCGCCGTCGCACTTCGACTTCGCCACCCACGTCTCGCCCTCGCCCACCGCGTAGTTCCAGGTGATGCGGTCCGCGCAGCCGTCACCGTCCACGTCCGCGAAGAACAGCTGCGTGCCCGTGGACGTGCCGTTGGGCGTAGGGGAGAGGGTGGAGCCCGCGGAGAAGAGGGCGGGGCGGAGGGTGGCGAGCACCGGGTAGTGGTCCGACGGCGTGAGGCCGCCGCTCTCCGTCCGGTCGATGGCGGGCGCGGACGAGGTGAGCTCGCCCCCGTTGTGGAAGATGTAGTCCAGCCGCTGGTAGTTCGTGGACGTGGAGCCGCTCCACGCGTTGTTGAACGTGGCGTCGTCCACTCCCGTCACGCCGTCGAAGCGCGCGGTGCGGAACAGCCGGGCCCCGGCCTCCAGGTTCTCGATGGTGGCCTCCCCCGGCGTGGACTGCCCCTGCGCGTCGGAGTTGAAGTCCCCCATGGCGATGACCGGCAGCCCGCCGGGCTTCGTGGCGAGGAACGACGCCATCTGCTCCGCCTCCTTGAGCCGCCCCAGCGAACACTCCGCCCCGTAGGCGAAGTGCGTGTTGGCCACGAAGTACACCTGGCCCGACGTCAGGTCGCGCAGGCCCACCCAGGAGATTTTCTTCCCTTCCGCGTGGCTGAAGCACGTGGCGGTGGATGCATAGGGATTCACGAGCGCCTCGTTGCCCTGGCCCACCTCGGAAGCGATTTCAAAGCGGCTCTTCTTGAAGAAGATGAGCTTGGGGCTGCCACCGCCCGGGTTGTGGACGCCGTAGGGCTTGTCCGTGCCCGTCAGCCCCGCGATGAGGTCCGCGGGGATGCTGGGCCCGCCGGAGGGCGCCTGGGCCTCCTGCACGCCCACGATGTCCGCGTTGTTCACGAGGATGCGCTGGATGACCGCCGCCTTGCGGTTGCTCCACGCGCGCACGCCCGTGTCCACCGGGCCCCGCACGTTGTACGTCATCACCCGGAACGCCTTGTGGCCCGTCACCGCCAGCGCCCGCGACTGCCCGAGCAACGCGTCGCTGGACGGCAGCTCGCCCCCTTCCGGCCCACAGGCCAGGAACAGCGTGGCGGACAAGGAGGACAGCGCGACGGAGCGCGCGAGACGGGAACGGAAGCATCGCATGATTGCGATTATACATGGAAAACGAGAAATAACATCAATCCCGTCCCCGTGCTGAAACAGCCGGAATGTCTCACGGCGCACGGCAGGCCGCGCCCGGCGAGGGTGCCGGACGCGGCCTCGGGCTGACTGCGATTGCGTGCTACTGGCGCACGACGCGCTTGAGCTTGAAGGGCGAGGGGGACTCGCTCATCGTGTAATAGGCCGTGCCGGTCGGGTCGTACTCGATGGCCTCGCCCTGGCCCTCCACGGTGTCCGTCAGGGAAACGGGCGTGGCGGCGAACGCGGTCTCGAAGGCCGCGCCGGGGGCGGCGCGGAACTCATACACCTTGCGGTAGGTGCGCAGCAGGAAGCGGTTGGCGCACGGGTGGATGGCGCCGGACGTGGCCGCGCCGTAGTTGGTGTCCGTGGTGGTGGGCAGCGGGAGGTTGGCCACGAACACGAGCGTGCTCATGGTGCCCGGCGTGGGCAGCGGCTGGGGGAACTTGTAGACCTTGCTCGCGCCCGCGTAGGACTTGGTGATGATGTAGATGTCGCCCGTGGTGGGGTGGACCATGATGGTCTCCGCGTCCTTGGGCGTGTCCGGGTACTGGAACGGGAAGGCCTCGGCGGTGAGGTTGCCGCTCGTCTGGCCCGCGCCGATGTCGGGTTCCGGGATGCGGTAGACGGCGAAGGTGGACGGCGGCGTGGGGAAGTTGGCGCTCGAGCGGCCGATGTCGCCCATGTAGATGCACTGGCCGGCGGGGCACGGGCCGCTGGCGACGTCCTCCCAGTCCGCGGGCGTCACGTTGGACACGTTGAAGGTGCCCTTCGTGCTCGCGTCCGCGGTGCTGATGGCGACGATGGCGGTGGTGTCCTCATTGTGCGCGTAGAGGACGCCCGGCGTGAGGCGACTGGCGGCCAGGCCCGACGGCTCCACCAGCGCGGTGGCCGTCACGGTGCCCTGCGTGGTGTACGCGGTGGAGAAGGTGTCCCCCACGGAGCAGGACGCGGAGGCGTTGGCCGCGCGCAGCGCGACGACCTGCGCGATGTTCGTCTCCGCGTAGGGGGACGAGCCGTTGAACGAGCCCTGCGCGCCCGCGGCGCCCAGGTCCTTGTAGGCGACGTCGTAGATGACGCCCGTGGACGAGGACACGAGGCAGGTGTCCACGGGCTCGGTGAAGCCCGCGGGCGGGACGATGGGGCTGTCCGGGCACGCGGCGCCGGTCCACAGCTGCGAGCCGAACCACACCGCGACGCCGTTGGCGGTGCTGGTGGTGAGCGCGGGCGTGTTGAAGCTGGAGGTGAGGCCGTTCTTCTGGCCCGTCTGCGCGTCGATGGGGTTGGCCGTGTCCGCGCCGGAGAACGCGGAGATGCTGCCGGCCATGTAGCTGGCGATGTCCAGCGTGAACGCGTACGAGGACGGCTCGGAGGCGGTGGCCACCTTGTAGAAGACCCACGCCTTGATCTGCGACGCGCTCTGGTCCGAGCGCAGCAGCGTCCAGCCCGCGGGCGGCGTCGCCACCGCGGCCACGTTGTTGCGGTTGATGATGCGCGCGAGCAGCACGTCACCCACCGCCGTGCCCGTGGGCTTCGCGATGCTCAGCGACGTGCGCGTGCTGCCGCCCGCCGTGGCGCTGCTCCGGTACGCGATGGTGGACACCGCCTGCCGGGCGGTGGCGACCTCCTGCTCGGGGAGAGAAGGGGCGTCCGCGTCCAGCGGCCCGCACCCCGCGAGCGCGAACAGTGACACCGAGCACAGCATGCGTGAAACATTCCGGTTGAAGAACGTCAAGATTGCTCCTGCGAGGGGGATGAGGCGGGTACGGCAGGAGGTTGTCGGCGGGACGCGGAAAGTGTTGCGGAATTCGCGAGCCACCGCCGTGGACGTTGGCTGTGATTGCAAACTTCCGCGAGAGCCCTTTCCCTGCGTGCGCGGTTGTGGAAGAGGGTGGGGCATGAAGCGCCATGCCTCCGCCACCGAACGCAACCGCGAACCGCTGCTCACCGTCCTCCGGGAGGTGCTGCCCGCGTCGGGCACGCTGCTGGAGGTGGCGAGCGGCACCGGCCAGCACGCCGCCTTCTTCGCGCGGGCCTTCCCGGGGCTGACCTGGCAGCCGACGGACGGGGACCCGGCGGCGCTGGAGAGCATCGACGCGTGGCGTGCGGAGGAGGGGCTGTCCAACCTCCTGCCCGCCCGCCTGCTGGATGCGGCTTCGGAAGCGTGGCCGGTGGCGCACGCGGACGCCATGCTCTGCGTGAACATGATCCACATCGCGCCGTGGGCGGCCTGCCAGGGCTTGATGCGGGGTGCGGCGCGGGTGCTGCGTCCGGGCGGCCGGCTGGTGCTGTACGGGCCCTACTTCGTGGAGGGGAAGGACACCGCGCCCAGCAACCTCGCCTTCGACGAATCACTGCGCGCGCGCGACCCGGCGTGGGGCGTGCGCGAGCTGGGCGCGGTGACGGCCGAGGCCGCGCGCCACGGGCTCCAGCGCGAGCGCGTGGTGGAGATGCCCAGCAACAACCTCACGGTGGTGTTCAGCCGTTAGCGCCTCCACCGGGACGGCGTCTCCACCGTCCCGGTGTCTCCTTCCGGCCTTTGGCGTCTGGCTACAGGCCGGGGCAGTGGCCGCCCTGCATCTGGCGGGCGGTCTCGTGGACCTCGTCGATGAGCTGGCGCTTCTGCATCTCGTCCATGGCGGAGTAGGTGATGGTGATGCCCTGTGGCGTGTCGGTCGCGACGGCCTTGGAGGGGACGGTGGGCGCCCCGGCCATGCCCCGGTTGGCGCCGCCGCCGCCGGTGCCGCTGTCGTCACGGCCGCTCTGCTCCTCCGTGGAGGCGTCGCCCATGTCCTGCTCCTGCGCCAGGTCCAGGGGCGTCTCCGCCGCGCTGGTGCGCTTGGACTGCTCGTCCAGCATCCGCCGGGCGCGCGTCTGGAGGTCCGACACTTGGGAGGTGTCGGACGTGGTGAACATGAGCGCCACTCCGTCCGACGTGTCCTGCGTCTGGAGCTGCGTGCCCGGCACCGACATGGGGCAGCGTTGATCCACCTTGGATGGCGTCGCGGTGGACTGGGCGGACGCGGGCATGGGCTGCTGCGACTCCTCCTTGTGCATCCCCTTCTTGGAACAACCGGCGGAGAAGCAAAGCGCCGCGGCCGCGGCGAGCGTCAGCGGAAGTCGGGACATGGGCATGGTGTGCCTCCTCTGTCGTGGGTGCGTCGTGGGGCAAGTTGGAGCGAAGATTCCCCCTTCGCAACGCGCCCTCCGCGCCGCCGTGCCTGACAGCCCCACCCCCTGGATGGACGCCTTCATCGCGGAGCGGACACGCCGGTGCGTGGCTCACCACGCGGCTTCGAGCTGGAGCATCACGCCGTGCTTCTCGTAGTTGCCGTTCGTGGCGTCGTACGCGTGGCAGAGGTGCGCCGCGCCCTCGCAGGCCGCGGCGTCGTCGTCCGTCAGCCGCATGTCGATGTTGGAGCGGTTCACCAGCAATTCGTAGCGCGCGGTGAGGCGCAGGTGGCCCGACAGCCGGGCGCTCACGGTGGGGCCCAGCACGAAGCGCGTGTCGTGGCGGCGGCGGACGTTCCATGTCTCGGTGTCGCCCCCGGTCGTCACGACGCGCAGCGAGTTGTCCTCCAGGTAGCGGCGCCACTCCACGTCCGCGTCCAGGCTGGCGGTGAGCCATGGCAGGGGTTGCCACCGGCCGGAGGCGCCCACGGCGTGGCCGGTGAACCCGAAGGGAATGACATACGTCCGCGACGCGAGGGTTTCGTCCACGCTGGTGAAGGACTGCTCCAGCGTGCCGATGCGGTCCTGCCGGTAGCGGTACCACGCAGTGACGTTCGCGAGCCCCAGGCGCCACTCCTGCGACAGCGTCGCGTCCAGGCGCGGGCCGGTGAGGTAGGCGAACTCCTCGCCGAGCCCGTCCTTGCCCGCGGCGCCCAGGTCCAGCCGCGTGGTGGTGTGTGCGGTTTCATCCCAGGCGAGCCAGGCGTTGGCGTTCACGGAGGCCTGGAGCCCCCGGAAGTCCTCCAGGCCGGTGAAGAAGAGGTCTCCCCCCGCGAGGATCCCCACGCGCACCTGGCGAGCGGCCTCCCACTCCACGGCCGCCGTCGCGCGGTGGAGCTGGAGCGAGTAGTCCCGCACGGAGGATCCGGAGTAGGCGCGCTGGCTGCCGCCGTAGGACAGGGCCGCGAAGAGCCGGTCGGACAGGCGGAGGCGCGCGGTGAGGCCCACGCTGGCTTCGGCGAAGGCGCTCGCGGTCACCACGTCCGCGTTCGCGCCGGACACGTCGCGCGCCGCGACGCCCACCTGGAGCACGTTGCTGTCGAAGCCGGGCCCCAGGCTCGCGGAGGCCCAGGCGCCCGGGCCGCTGGAGCGCAGGCCGTAGGACAGCAGGTCCAGGTACTGGTGCGCCGTCCTGCGGTCCAGCGGGCTCAACGTCAGTTTCAGCGCCGCCGTGAGGTCCTCGCGGGCCTCCGTGCGCGAGCCCAGGCGCCAGGCGGACGCGCCCGCCATGAGCCGGGCCCTGCCGGAGTCGGGCTGTCGCGTCGCCGCGCGCAGGAAGAGCGCTCGGGCCTCGTCGAAGCGGCCGGCGTCGAAGGATGCGAGCCCCTGGCGGTAGGCCTCGTCCCCTTCGTTCGCGACGGGGGCGAGCAGGGCGCGCAGCTCCTCCACCTGCAGGGCCTCTTCCGTGGAGGCACCCGCCGCGGCTCGCTCCGCCCACTGCGCGGCGCGGTCCGGGGCGCCCGCGTCGAACGCGGCGAAGCCCGCGTTGATCCACGCCGCACGGGCGAGCGGGGCACCTTCACGGACGCTGGCGAAGGCCTCCTCTGCTTCCACGAAGCGGCCCAGTGCGTAGAGACACGCGCCCCGGTTGAAGTTCCAGGCGTCGGGCTCCGGAGCATCCGGCGCATGCCCCGCGGCATCGAAGGCTTCCAGCGCTTCCTCAGGGCGGCCGGTGCGGAAGCGGGCCAGGCCCACGAGGTACAGCGCGGCGCCCGACGGCTCGGCCTGGAGCGCCTGCTGTTCGGCTTCCGCGTACCGGCCCGCCGCGAAGGACTGGCGCGCGTCCTCCAACGGCTCCCCGGCCGCGAGCGCCACCAGGAGCAGCAGGCCCGTCCACACGCACCGCGACGTACC contains the following coding sequences:
- a CDS encoding DUF938 domain-containing protein gives rise to the protein MKRHASATERNREPLLTVLREVLPASGTLLEVASGTGQHAAFFARAFPGLTWQPTDGDPAALESIDAWRAEEGLSNLLPARLLDAASEAWPVAHADAMLCVNMIHIAPWAACQGLMRGAARVLRPGGRLVLYGPYFVEGKDTAPSNLAFDESLRARDPAWGVRELGAVTAEAARHGLQRERVVEMPSNNLTVVFSR
- a CDS encoding FG-GAP-like repeat-containing protein, which encodes MRCFRSRLARSVALSSLSATLFLACGPEGGELPSSDALLGQSRALAVTGHKAFRVMTYNVRGPVDTGVRAWSNRKAAVIQRILVNNADIVGVQEAQAPSGGPSIPADLIAGLTGTDKPYGVHNPGGGSPKLIFFKKSRFEIASEVGQGNEALVNPYASTATCFSHAEGKKISWVGLRDLTSGQVYFVANTHFAYGAECSLGRLKEAEQMASFLATKPGGLPVIAMGDFNSDAQGQSTPGEATIENLEAGARLFRTARFDGVTGVDDATFNNAWSGSTSTNYQRLDYIFHNGGELTSSAPAIDRTESGGLTPSDHYPVLATLRPALFSAGSTLSPTPNGTSTGTQLFFADVDGDGCADRITWNYAVGEGETWVAKSKCDGGFMAAVKNTGATSGVATTRFFFADVTGDGCADKVLWRPNLGDGEVRIYPAKCDGTFGDRVAVTQAASTSDATRFLFADVTGDGCADLVRWNPTLKSGAFDTFVSRCNGTVSFGAAVTSTTGANTSAGTRVYFADVDGDGKADRVLWNPDQEGGRTRVYRSTGAGAFALFFLHEAGTSGVDTSRFYFADVDGDGKADKLFWRPGFREGRMQVYPSTGTNFASSPVMDNTGFSNSENTGFFFADIDGRDGADKVYWNPNNYDGDTKVFRALAP
- a CDS encoding tetratricopeptide repeat protein, which encodes MWTGLLLLVALAAGEPLEDARQSFAAGRYAEAEQQALQAEPSGAALYLVGLARFRTGRPEEALEAFDAAGHAPDAPEPDAWNFNRGACLYALGRFVEAEEAFASVREGAPLARAAWINAGFAAFDAGAPDRAAQWAERAAAGASTEEALQVEELRALLAPVANEGDEAYRQGLASFDAGRFDEARALFLRAATRQPDSGRARLMAGASAWRLGSRTEAREDLTAALKLTLSPLDRRTAHQYLDLLSYGLRSSGPGAWASASLGPGFDSNVLQVGVAARDVSGANADVVTASAFAEASVGLTARLRLSDRLFAALSYGGSQRAYSGSSVRDYSLQLHRATAAVEWEAARQVRVGILAGGDLFFTGLEDFRGLQASVNANAWLAWDETAHTTTRLDLGAAGKDGLGEEFAYLTGPRLDATLSQEWRLGLANVTAWYRYRQDRIGTLEQSFTSVDETLASRTYVIPFGFTGHAVGASGRWQPLPWLTASLDADVEWRRYLEDNSLRVVTTGGDTETWNVRRRHDTRFVLGPTVSARLSGHLRLTARYELLVNRSNIDMRLTDDDAAACEGAAHLCHAYDATNGNYEKHGVMLQLEAAW
- a CDS encoding cell wall anchor protein, which translates into the protein MTFFNRNVSRMLCSVSLFALAGCGPLDADAPSLPEQEVATARQAVSTIAYRSSATAGGSTRTSLSIAKPTGTAVGDVLLARIINRNNVAAVATPPAGWTLLRSDQSASQIKAWVFYKVATASEPSSYAFTLDIASYMAGSISAFSGADTANPIDAQTGQKNGLTSSFNTPALTTSTANGVAVWFGSQLWTGAACPDSPIVPPAGFTEPVDTCLVSSSTGVIYDVAYKDLGAAGAQGSFNGSSPYAETNIAQVVALRAANASASCSVGDTFSTAYTTQGTVTATALVEPSGLAASRLTPGVLYAHNEDTTAIVAISTADASTKGTFNVSNVTPADWEDVASGPCPAGQCIYMGDIGRSSANFPTPPSTFAVYRIPEPDIGAGQTSGNLTAEAFPFQYPDTPKDAETIMVHPTTGDIYIITKSYAGASKVYKFPQPLPTPGTMSTLVFVANLPLPTTTDTNYGAATSGAIHPCANRFLLRTYRKVYEFRAAPGAAFETAFAATPVSLTDTVEGQGEAIEYDPTGTAYYTMSESPSPFKLKRVVRQ